The genomic segment TCTGCTGTACTTGCTATTGTATTTCTATCTCTTACTTGGAACGTACATGATAGGTCAAAACCAGAATCTGAAGATATTACGGCGGTTTAAAATTAATATTGCTTGGCTATAAACATTTGAGCAATAGCAAATAAAATTAAATCTTACATAAAAAAACTATTGATTTAATTTATTTCTTGTATTATGCAATTAAGACTGCATTTGATTAAACTGACATCAGTTAAATTAAATGCAGTCTTTTGTTATGTAATCTTGCATTAACAAAATGCGAATACCATACTCATGTCGAAATAGGCAATTTTCCATAAGGGTATGAAAGTAAAATTTATTTAATAAAAGACGAAAAGTTATTATCTCTATAGATAATAACTTTTCTTATAATAATGTGGAGGACTAAATGAGGAACAAATATCCTTAAGGATGTAGATATGTTCTTTATAATTATATTAACAGTCACTGCTATTTTATGCACAAAAATATCTAAAACTAAATATATTTAATTTAAAGTTTTTATGTTTTCACCATTCGGCTAATTTCAATACAAAATCTGAGTTCAGAACTTCTTTTTATATTGTAAATATAAGAATTAACACTATTTATATTGAGGCTCTTGTTTTTGAATATATTTCTGTCTTCCCTTTAAAATGTCCATTGCAGAATCAAGTTGCTCTGCGATTTGTGTAAAATCATTTTTTGCTTGTTGATCCTCTGTTTCTAGAGAAAAAGTCTTCATTGTAGCAGAAGCGCTTTGCATTCCTGCAATTGCTTGTTGCATTTGAGTTCCTACAGTCATAGTTTTCACCTCCCTTCAAATATGTATTTAACCTTTGGGTTTAAATAGTATAGCGCCAATAAATCCAAAAACTATCGCAGCAGAAATCCCCGAACTTCCTGTCTTTAAAATGCCAGTAAATATCCCTATAAATCCTGTTTTTTCAGCATCAATTAGAGCCCCTGTTACTAGAGTATTCCCAAAGCTGCTTATAGGTACAAATGCCCCTGCACCGGCAAGTTTTACTAAAGGATCATATATACCTAGTCCTCCTAAAATTGCTCCAATTACAACTAGTGTACACGTAGTATGTGCAGGCGTAATCTTTAAAATATCCATTATAAGTTGTCCAATAACGCAAATTAGACCGCCTATTACAAATGCATAAATAAATTTTTCCATAAATAAACTCACACCTCTTTTTTACATTTCAATAGAAACTGCATGAGCAATGCAAGGTATGCTTTCCTTTTGTTGATAGGATATTGGAGACATTAGAGCACCAGTTGCAACTATTAATATTCTCTTTAATTCCCCTCTTCGCATACGGTTAAGAAAATGCCCATAAGTTACAGTAGCAGAACAGCCACAGCCACTACCTCCAGAAAAAACTGGTTGGTCCTTTTTATATATTAAAAGTCCACAGTCTGTAAATATATCTGATGGCATTTCTATACCATGGCTTTTTAATAAACTAATAGCGAGTTTATGCCCTACCTTGCCTAAATCACCAGTAGCAATAAGGTCATAATAGGAGGCATCAACATTTAAATCTCTAAAGTGTGCTTCAATTGTATCTACAGCCGCGGGTGCCATAGCTGCCCCCATGTTAAATGGATCTGAAATTCCCATATCTATTACTCTTCCTATTGTAGTCGAAGTAATCTTAGGTCCAAATCCTTCTTTGCCAAGCACCGCAGCTCCAGCCCCCGTTACTGTCCATTGGGCAGTAGGTGGTTTTTGTCCACCATACTCTGTAGGATATCTATATTGTTTTTCTGCAGCCGCATTATGGCTACTTGCAGATGCTATAACATATTTAGCTGACTTACTTTCTATCAATTGAGCGGCCATGGCTAACCCTTCCATGGAACTAGAACAAGCGCCAAAAATTCCTAAAAAAGGTATCCCTAATGTTCGCGCAGTAAAACTACTGGAAGTAATCTGATTCATCAAGTCTCCACTTATAAAAAAATTTATATCTTCTTTTTTTATACTTGATTTCTTTATCGCTCTTTCACAAGCATGTTCAAGAAGAACTCTTTCCGCCTTTTCATAACTATCCTGTCCAATCCATAAATCTTCATGAATTATATCAAAGTCATCAGCTAAGGCCCCATTACCTTCAAAAGGACCACCAACTGCCGCAGAACCTAATATTGTAGGTTTAGAATTGAAAATCCATGATTGATGTCCTTTAAGCATCTACATCACTCCCAACCATTTTATTGTGATTTTTATCGTAGCAACCACAAAAGCAGAAAAAACTCCATAAACAATGATTGCTCCAGCAAGCCTAAACATATTTCCAGCGACTCCAAGTACATATCCTTCGCTTCTATGCTCAATTGCAGCAGAAGCTATCGAATTAGCAAAACCTGTAATTGGAACAGCAGATCCAGCTCCAGCCCATTGGCCAATGCGGTCGTAAATCCCAAGTCCAGTAAGTAACGCTGAAACAAAGATTAAAACTACTGAAGTCGGACTAACTGCTGTTTTTTCATTAAAATTAAAGTAAGTGATAAAGAACACCTGTAAGCATTGACCAATGGTGCATATGATACCACCTACAAGGAATGCTTTAATACAATTTTTTAAAATAGGTCTTTTAGGTTCTATGCTTTTCACCAATTCACCGTATTGCAGTTGAGTTGGCGTTAGTTTTTTCTTTTTCATATTAGACATTATTTCACCTTCTAACGTAATAAATATGGTTTTATTTTTTTCATAACCTTTTCTAGATTTTCAGCATTTTTTAAGTACATAGATTTTGCTTCTTCAGTTTCTGTTTCTAAAGCAAAGGACATAAGGTCTGCCTGACTTTTTTGAATACTGGCATATAGCATTTCTTTAATTTGTGATTTTGGGACTTGAATCAAATCATCAAAAAGATCCAGATATAAATCTCCTGAAGAATCTACTTGACCAATAAAAACATTCTCAATTGCTACTCCTTTGTTTTCTAACTCAGTCTTAAGCCACCCTTTACTCAATCCAATATTGGTAAGACCTTCATTTAACATATTCCCGTCTAAAATAACTGTTTGTGATTCAGCCTTAGACGCAACTTTTATTCCTAAATCATATGAGGTAACAGGCTTTTTATCAGCTTTTAAACTAACATTGATATCTCCTGTTGTTTCCATAACAGCAAATTCAACATCGGCTAAATCAAATGCTTTTTTTGAACGTAATTCTTGTAGAAACTCTTGCCCCGTCATCCTTTCTTTAGCTAGATTATCTTCCATAATTTTACCGTTTTTAATTAATACCCTTTCTTTTCCATTTATTACATTGTAAATCCATTTACTTTTCATGGAGGAATAATCTAAAATAATAGGCATCAGTACCCAAACAGCTAGTGCAGTTAGTCCAAAATAAATATTCGTAATTATACCCAATGAAATTAAAGCAACTATAAGAGCAATAATTACATAAGAAATAAACTCAAAAGGCGTAACCTTAAATAAGTTTCTTTTTTTCATAAATCTTGTTAAAACCAATGTTAAAAAATATAAAATTATCGTGTTGAATAATATTGTTAACCAATTACTCATCATTTCACCTCACTTAGTCACCTTTGTATTGAGGCTCCTGAAACTCTATAGAGCCTACTCTTTTTTCCAAATCTATTTTAATTTTACCTATCTCTTCAAATGCCTCAGTATAAATAGCCCTAGCTTCTTTATTTCGTTCTTGCAATGAATATAATCTTAAAGTAGCTTCAGAACCTTTTAAAGTGGCTAATGTTTGCTTTACCTTAGAGCCAACAGTCATATGGACCTCCTTAATGCTTATCGATTCTTTTTCTCACGCAGTATAACTAACATGCTTTTATTAAAGTTTTATCTTTTTTATTATTCATATATCTTCTCCTATCTTCAATATTTTACTCATTAAACTTTAAATAGTTATATATTATTACTTACTTTTATTAAATTGACTATCTTTATGTTATTATGGCCAAAGTTTTCTTTGAACGATGAAAACAATTGGTATTTGAGATAGTAGAAGAGACAAGGTGGAAACAACATGATTTTAAAAATTTTAAAACACCATAACTGCAATAGTAGAAATTACAAGTGAAAAAGAAGTTAAAAATGAATTGAACAAGTATATTATGTCTCTAAAATATTCAAATAATATTATAGAAGATATTATATATATATATATAATATTATTGTTAAAGCTATAATCTACAATAAATTATGTGAAGCGAATAGATTAAATATAAAATTCTTATTTAATGTGGCCAATAATACACTAGAAAATAGTCTAAATGATTATGAAATTTCAGATATGCTAAATAATCTATTGGACAATTGTTAGCGGTAAACTAAAAGGGTGATATTTCGGCAAACAAAAAAGGAGAATAATTTCCAGTTAAGTACAATAATAATTCCTTCTCTGATACAATTAGAGATATATTTTACAGAGGGGGAATTTAAAATTGAAAGGATGGAATATGTTTAGTGAAATAAAACAATATAAAGCACTTGGATTTAATAAATCACAGGTTGAAAGAGCTCTAAATATAAATTACAAAACAGTTCAAAAGTATTGGGACATGGATCCTGGTGAATATGCTAAAGTCACTATTCAATCGAAGAATAGACATAAAAAAATTGATATCTACAAAGATGATATTTTAGAATGGATTACTGATTTCAGAGATATGTCAGCAGCACAAGTACTTGATTGGATAAAGGAAAGATATGGTGATGTAAAATTTAAAGAAAGGTCTTTAAGGCTTTATATTAGTAATTTAAGGAAAGAATACAATCTGCCTAAGGCTTCGCCAATAAGACAATTTGAGGAAGTACATGAACTTCCCATGGGCTACCAAGCTCAGGTTGATATGGGTCAAATATGGCTCAAAAGATTAAATGGAAACAAAGTAAAAGTGTATTGCTTTGCAATGGTTTTATCACATTCAAGGTATAAATACATACTTTGGACAGACAAACCATTTACTACCGCCTCTTTTATTGATGCTCATAATCGAGCTTTTGAATATCTTGGTGGTATGCCTATTGAAATAGTGTATGACCAAGATCGTGTGCTTGCAGTAGCCGAGAATTCTGGAGACATTATTTATACCGAAGGTTTTCAAAATTATATTAATACTATGAAATATAAAGTTAGGCTTTGTAGAGGTTTTGATCCTCAAAGTAAGGGGAAAATAGAATCTGTGGTAAAATACTCAAAATATAACTTTGCTATAAACAGAGTATTTATAGATGTTGATTCCTTTAATGAAGACTCATTCAAATGGCTAGATAGAACAGGCAATGGTAAAAAACATGAAATAACGAAAAAAATACCGGCAGAAGTGTTTGCTCTCGAAAAGAAACACTTGCTACCAGTACCTGAACTCTTTGAAAAAAATTCATCTAATACTAGTTTAACTTATGCTGTACGAAAAAACAATGTAATTTTGTATAAACAGAACAGGTATCAAGTGCCCAAAGGAACTTATAGCCCAGGTAAAGAACTTAAATTAATGATAAAAGGCTCCAAAATGAATATAGTTGATTTTGATACAGGTGTATTAATAGCAAGTCATCAAGTAAGCACAAGGCAGGGTGAACTTATAAAAATAATTCATCCCGAACGGGATATTCACAGTTCTATTGACCAAGTTTATGAAAGATTGTTTTTTGCTCTCGGTAAAACTGAAAATGCAAAAATGCTACTAGATGGCATAAAACGTGAAAAACCAAGATACTGCAAAGATCAATTTGGATCAATACTAAATATAGTACATTCATATGAAGCTTCGCTAATAGAACAAGCATTGAATTATTGTGTTATACGAAACTTGTGGAGTGCTGGAATGTTTAAAGAAACCCTTGAATATCTTGCGATACAGGATATTGCAAAAGTTGATAAAAAATCTGTAATTGATAAGTTATCTATACCATCAAAGTATAGAGGGTTAAAACCGGAAGTAAGAAGTATAAGTGACTATATTGATGCTTTGAAGGAGGACAAGCAATCATGGAGAAATTAGAATTAATCAAAGAGTATGCCAAAAATCTTAAGCTAAACTATTTAAATGTAGATGCAGATAAAATTATTGAAAAAGGCGAGTTAGGTAATGTTTCCTATCAAGACTTTCTGTTATCAATACTTAAAAATGAGGTTGGTTTGAAGGATCAGAAAACACAAGAAAAAAGACTTAAATATGCTGGCTTTCCAGTTAAAAAGACAATGGAGGAATTTGATTTTCTATTTCAAAAATCAATAACAAAGAAACAAATAAACAGACTCATGGAAATGGAATGGATAGATAGGATGTATAATCTTATATTTTTAGGCCCACCGGGCGTTGGGAAGTCTCACACAGCTATTGCCTTGGGTTATAAAGCCGTTGAGGCAGGTTATAAGGTAAGTTTTGTAACTATGGATAATCTGATGCATGTTTTGAAAACTCAGCAGATATCAAGAAAAAGCAAAGGTAAACTAAATAGAATCCTTTCTTCAAGTCTCGTTATAATTGATGAGGTCGGATATCTTCCTATAACTAGAGATGAGGCTAATTTGTTCTTTCAATTAATATCATCCCTTCATGAACAGGCATCACTAATTATAACTTCTAACAAAGGATTCGAAGAATGGGTAGAACTTTTAGGAGACCCAGCATTAACAACAGCTGTATTAGATAGAATATCTTATAGGTGCGAACTTTTTAACATGATTGGAAAGAGCTATAGATTGGAGCACAGAAAATCTATATTCTAGCAGTTAAATGGTAAAAATATACTGGGATAAATTCAGTAAAATAGTTTGCCGAAATTTCTCCAAAAGTACTTGCCAATAACAACAATGCTTTTCAAGCTGTCATAAATAGTACTAAGGATAAGGTCTTTATATTAAATATATGTGAAGAAGAAAATTCTAATATTGTAGAAGTTAAAAATAGCGGAATAACAGTAAAGTTTGATAATATAGAAAAAATATTTGAAAGAGGTCTTTCTACTAAAGAAGGGGTTAATAGAGGATATGGACTTTACAATATAAAAGAAATAGCTGAAAAAAAAGGCAGTGATGTTCAGCTATTCTTTGAAGACAATTATACTGTTTTTAAAATATTGTTCAAACAAATTATTAGGGGGGAGTAAGTTTTCAAAAAAAATCAAAGCAAGTAGCTGAGTTATGTAGAGTCATAGAAGTTAATTTTGTTACATATCTTCTATGGAAATAGCTCTGACTGGTGAACCATCAGCATTTTTATTTTTAAGTGGCATAATACTTAAGATAAAATACTCACTGCTGATGGAATCTAAATTCACTAGGTTCTCAATAATTATAATGTTCTTTGGCATTAATATTTTATGAACTGCAAATGTGGTTGAGTTTATATCATCAATTGAAATTGCATCAATACCAATACCCTTTAAATTAAATTTCGACAACCAATTGGCTGATTCTTCACTTAAAGAAGGAAAATCCTCAAAGTATTTTTTATAACCCCAGTATTTACTCCATCCTGTTTTTATTATAATGAACTCAACATTTTTTATCTTTTCCTCATAGGACCTTAGGCTATCAACATCTATTAGTTTCATATTTTTATTTGAAAAATCAAGAATAGTAGCATTTCCAATAAAATGTTCTATATCTAAATCATTTAAATAAGGACCATCACTGAGCATATGTGCAGGTGCATCTATATGTGTGCCTGTATGTGAGTGCATAGTGATTTTAGCCTCTTGAAACCCATCCTTTTCCAAAGTATTTGACTTTTCAAAAATCGGTTTCTCAGTTCCTGGAAAAACTGGCATGTCGGAACAAATAATATGTGTTAGATCAGTGACTTTCATAATAGCCCTCCCATAATATCTATGTCGTTAAATCAGCTTCGATGCTGTTAAACTCTTTTAACCACAGCTTTCCTAACAAGCAAATAAACAAAAACCATTGTTATTATAAATAAACATATGAATGTTAATACAGCCATATAAGAGTTTCTCGTGCTTATCCCAAGTATCTTATCAATAAAAATCATTTCCTTTTCTCCAAGGTTAGGATTATTGCATGAAGCTCTTCCATATATAGTAATAGGTATTAAAGAAACTAAAATTTTCATTATTTTATTACACTTATAATATATCATAGTTATTAATAATCCTATTGCAAACGCTACAATGTAACCAGCAAATAAAAATATAACTGTCCCAAATAGTGTTTGCATGCTATTGCTTTGTATCCATACTGTACCTACACGATAAGACTCGTTATAGACCATATCATACATTGTTGGACTTACCATAAATATATTATACACTCTATTTATTATGACATCCAATATTGACATAGCGAGTCCTATTGATAAAATAGCTATTGCTGCAGCTTTAAAATAATCTACCCTAGTAATATTATTAGCTTGGGCAAAATGAAAATTTTCTTTAAAAAAGTTTAACCC from the Clostridium sp. CM027 genome contains:
- the spoVAD gene encoding stage V sporulation protein AD; its protein translation is MLKGHQSWIFNSKPTILGSAAVGGPFEGNGALADDFDIIHEDLWIGQDSYEKAERVLLEHACERAIKKSSIKKEDINFFISGDLMNQITSSSFTARTLGIPFLGIFGACSSSMEGLAMAAQLIESKSAKYVIASASSHNAAAEKQYRYPTEYGGQKPPTAQWTVTGAGAAVLGKEGFGPKITSTTIGRVIDMGISDPFNMGAAMAPAAVDTIEAHFRDLNVDASYYDLIATGDLGKVGHKLAISLLKSHGIEMPSDIFTDCGLLIYKKDQPVFSGGSGCGCSATVTYGHFLNRMRRGELKRILIVATGALMSPISYQQKESIPCIAHAVSIEM
- the istA gene encoding IS21 family transposase, translating into MKGWNMFSEIKQYKALGFNKSQVERALNINYKTVQKYWDMDPGEYAKVTIQSKNRHKKIDIYKDDILEWITDFRDMSAAQVLDWIKERYGDVKFKERSLRLYISNLRKEYNLPKASPIRQFEEVHELPMGYQAQVDMGQIWLKRLNGNKVKVYCFAMVLSHSRYKYILWTDKPFTTASFIDAHNRAFEYLGGMPIEIVYDQDRVLAVAENSGDIIYTEGFQNYINTMKYKVRLCRGFDPQSKGKIESVVKYSKYNFAINRVFIDVDSFNEDSFKWLDRTGNGKKHEITKKIPAEVFALEKKHLLPVPELFEKNSSNTSLTYAVRKNNVILYKQNRYQVPKGTYSPGKELKLMIKGSKMNIVDFDTGVLIASHQVSTRQGELIKIIHPERDIHSSIDQVYERLFFALGKTENAKMLLDGIKREKPRYCKDQFGSILNIVHSYEASLIEQALNYCVIRNLWSAGMFKETLEYLAIQDIAKVDKKSVIDKLSIPSKYRGLKPEVRSISDYIDALKEDKQSWRN
- the spoVAC gene encoding stage V sporulation protein AC, which produces MSNMKKKKLTPTQLQYGELVKSIEPKRPILKNCIKAFLVGGIICTIGQCLQVFFITYFNFNEKTAVSPTSVVLIFVSALLTGLGIYDRIGQWAGAGSAVPITGFANSIASAAIEHRSEGYVLGVAGNMFRLAGAIIVYGVFSAFVVATIKITIKWLGVM
- the istB gene encoding IS21-like element helper ATPase IstB, with product MEKLELIKEYAKNLKLNYLNVDADKIIEKGELGNVSYQDFLLSILKNEVGLKDQKTQEKRLKYAGFPVKKTMEEFDFLFQKSITKKQINRLMEMEWIDRMYNLIFLGPPGVGKSHTAIALGYKAVEAGYKVSFVTMDNLMHVLKTQQISRKSKGKLNRILSSSLVIIDEVGYLPITRDEANLFFQLISSLHEQASLIITSNKGFEEWVELLGDPALTTAVLDRISYRCELFNMIGKSYRLEHRKSIF
- a CDS encoding DUF421 domain-containing protein; the protein is MSNWLTILFNTIILYFLTLVLTRFMKKRNLFKVTPFEFISYVIIALIVALISLGIITNIYFGLTALAVWVLMPIILDYSSMKSKWIYNVINGKERVLIKNGKIMEDNLAKERMTGQEFLQELRSKKAFDLADVEFAVMETTGDINVSLKADKKPVTSYDLGIKVASKAESQTVILDGNMLNEGLTNIGLSKGWLKTELENKGVAIENVFIGQVDSSGDLYLDLFDDLIQVPKSQIKEMLYASIQKSQADLMSFALETETEEAKSMYLKNAENLEKVMKKIKPYLLR
- a CDS encoding cyclase family protein codes for the protein MKVTDLTHIICSDMPVFPGTEKPIFEKSNTLEKDGFQEAKITMHSHTGTHIDAPAHMLSDGPYLNDLDIEHFIGNATILDFSNKNMKLIDVDSLRSYEEKIKNVEFIIIKTGWSKYWGYKKYFEDFPSLSEESANWLSKFNLKGIGIDAISIDDINSTTFAVHKILMPKNIIIIENLVNLDSISSEYFILSIMPLKNKNADGSPVRAISIEDM
- a CDS encoding DUF1657 domain-containing protein yields the protein MTVGSKVKQTLATLKGSEATLRLYSLQERNKEARAIYTEAFEEIGKIKIDLEKRVGSIEFQEPQYKGD
- the spoVAE gene encoding stage V sporulation protein AE; amino-acid sequence: MEKFIYAFVIGGLICVIGQLIMDILKITPAHTTCTLVVIGAILGGLGIYDPLVKLAGAGAFVPISSFGNTLVTGALIDAEKTGFIGIFTGILKTGSSGISAAIVFGFIGAILFKPKG
- a CDS encoding GHKL domain-containing protein, whose translation is MSPKVLANNNNAFQAVINSTKDKVFILNICEEENSNIVEVKNSGITVKFDNIEKIFERGLSTKEGVNRGYGLYNIKEIAEKKGSDVQLFFEDNYTVFKILFKQIIRGE
- a CDS encoding DUF1657 domain-containing protein, with the translated sequence MTVGTQMQQAIAGMQSASATMKTFSLETEDQQAKNDFTQIAEQLDSAMDILKGRQKYIQKQEPQYK